A window from Branchiostoma lanceolatum isolate klBraLanc5 chromosome 9, klBraLanc5.hap2, whole genome shotgun sequence encodes these proteins:
- the LOC136442336 gene encoding calcium channel flower homolog: MGMGIWECITVHPICIVAGVLMICLGFLTMVLEAPLCCQFFDGLDRLAAWIGNLKYIYKAILYCVLSIFPMMMCFGMTTVFGSGLIFVTGAIYGVMALGKKGGQQARRPDDVEMNQRLTESEEPVATTPEGT, encoded by the exons ATGGGGATGGGTATCTGGGAGTGCATCACTGTCCACCCCATCTGCATTGTAGCAGGAGTCCTCATGAT ATGTCTAGGGTTTCTAACCATGGTGCTGGAAGCTCCTCTCTGCTGTCAGTTCTTTGACGGTCTGGACAGACTAGCCGCCTGGATCGGCAACCTCAAGTACATCTACAAGGCTATTCTGTACTGTGT gtTGTCCATATTTCCCATGATGATGTGCTTCGGGATGACCACCGTGTTTGGTTCCGGCCTCATCTTTGTGACAGGTGCCATATATGGAGTCATGGCGCTGGGCAAGAA GGGAGGCCAGCAGGCTCGAAGACCGGACGACGTCGAGATGAACCAGAGACTGACAGAGTCAGAGGAACCGGTGGCCACCACGCCGGAGGGAACATAA
- the LOC136442329 gene encoding ciliary microtubule inner protein 2B-like, which yields MPQDMPPKKSILMTPDPYHTPGYLGYCPQFKYQIGSTFGNTTHRLLTNPNVAASASSVLTDTFPRLSQGVDKGAFIRTRTASWGDQKLTEKMVPGYTGYIPKMQNHYFGSRYADTCGSAIADFESDQRGHTAKRDNMRTLTALQTGKLKPADGQKNLITASYQTPLKPIARQAKPYYSPGSLQHVKSPYRMSNAEAKKNFMSGYTGFVPKARGLMGMGYPVLTNSALCEFTNEMGKNVTLKTQPITIQREARGKVETQPIYPEGSGLVPHYTGHIPAQKFKFGDTFGHSTYNALKIGTGMTPQQEAIISVQ from the exons ATGCCACAAGATATGCCGCCGAAGAAGAGCATTCTCATGACGCCGGATCCCTACCACACGCCAGG GTATCTGGGTTACTGTCCGCAGTTTAAGTACCAGATCGGCTCGACGTTCGGCAACACGACCCACCGACTTCTCACGAACCCGAACGTCGCGGCGTCGGCAAGTTCCGTGCTGACCGACACCTTCCCGAGGCTCAGTCAGGGCGTAGACAAG GGGGCGTTTATCCGTACGCGCACTGCGAGCTGGGGAGACCAGAAGCTGACCGAGAAGATGGTGCCGGGATACACCG GTTACATCCCGAAGATGCAGAACCACTACTTCGGCAGCCGGTACGCGGACACCTGCGGCTCCGCCATCGCCGACTTCGAGAGCGACCAGCGCGGACACACCGCAAAGAGAGACAACATGCGGACGCTGACCGCACTGCAGACCGGCAAGCTCAAACCCGCCGACGGTCAGAAAAAC CTGATCACAGCCTCGTACCAGACCCCGCTGAAGCCCATCGCGCGGCAGGCCAAGCCCTACTACTCCCCCGGCTCGCTGCAGCACGTCAAGTCGCCCTACCGCATGAGCAACGCAGAGGCTAAGAAAAACTTCATGTCAG GCTACACGGGTTTCGTGCCGAAGGCGCGGGGGCTGATGGGAATGGGGTACCCCGTCCTGACCAACTCGGCGCTGTGCGAGTTCACCAATGAGATGGGGAAGAACGTGACGCTGAAGACTCAGCCAATCACCATCCAGCGCGAGGCCAGGGGCAAGGTGGAGACCCAGCCCATCTATCCCGAGGGCTCCGGGCTCGTGCCGCACTACACGGGACACATCCCAG CGCAAAAGTTCAAGTTCGGAGACACGTTCGGCCACAGCACGTACAACGCGCTGAAGATCGGGACGGGCATGACGCCGCAGCAGGAGGCCATCATCTCTGTAcagtaa
- the LOC136442686 gene encoding zinc finger protein 585A-like has product MVRQPDKEEQASCEETFHVKVEKSDSWSHVDPGCVSSMEELYQEHPENRTSSNEAQTTDMGRQQGMEEQTSCEETFHVKVEKPDSSSHVDPGCVRSMEELYQEHPGNGTSSSEGQTTDIQQDREEQISCQKTFHVKVEKTNSSSHVDPGCVSSMEELYQEHPENRTSSMDAQTTDMDRQQDREEQASCEETFHVKVEKTDSWSHVDPGCGSSMEELYQEHPENGTSSSEAQTTDMQQDREEQASCEETFYWEVEKTDSSSHINPDCRRSMEELYQQHPGIETSSMEGQAIVMDRQQDWEEQASCEETFDGNLRNSDNTSSSHVEQVESHMPELSTEKPRIGGECGPGTRIREALGLHMRTHTGEKPYKCDHCDYSSMLKSHLDIHLTNHTGEKPYMCSCGFGTHYRQVLRKHMRTHREEKPYKCDQCDYSAAKKSSLDIHLTDCTGEKPYMCGECGFGTHYRQVLQKHMGTHRAAGKSNKSNQIKSTHTGKKPYKCDQCNYSAAKKSSLDRHLAIHTGDKPYMCGECGHRTCHLSALKQHMRTHTGEKPYKCDQCDYSAVTKSGLDYHLIAKHTGKKPYKCRECGYRAVLKTALSQHMKTHAVRVNAYKCDHCDYSATRKASLDLHLLIAKHTSEKPYTCGECGYRAAGKNDLSLHLKRHRAEKFNTCDQSDYSAAQRSQSDIHLANHTSETPFTCSDCGYRAHHKTTLIKHMKTHLSTGEKPYACEVCGYRAVLKYNLSRHMKTHVKPYKCDQCDYSAAQKSHLDKHLVKHTGEISYMCSECGYRTHRKSVLSNHMRTHRDKKPFKCEECGYRTTKKDALSKHMRTHTGDKPYMCDQCDYSATTTPGLVRHPAKHTGEKPYMCDHYDYSAAQKSDSVTHLVKNTDEKMESQMPKLNTEKFYMCGTCGFRTNKMSHLSRHLKTHTADKAFKCEHCDYSATLRRYLEDHIREHTDEKPYKCEKCGYRANRKSDLRAHFRTHAAEKN; this is encoded by the coding sequence ATGGTCAGGCAGCCAGACAAGGAAGAACAAGCTTCATGCGAGGAAACGTTTCATGTAAAGGTTGAGAAGTCTGACTCCTGGTCACATGTAGATCCTGGTTGTGTAAGTTCAATGGAAGAACTGTATCAAGAACATCCTGAGAACAGGACAAGCAGCAACGAGGCCCAGACAACAGACATGGGCAGGCAGCAGGGCATGGAAGAGCAAACTTCATGCGAGGAAACGTTTCATGTAAAGGTTGAGAAGCCTGACTCCTCATCACATGTAGATCCTGGTTGTGTAAGGTCTATGGAAGAACTGTATCAAGAACATCCTGGAAACGGGACAAGCAGCAGCGAGGGCCAGACAACAGACATACAGCAGGACAGGGAAGAGCAAATTTCATGCCAAAAAACGTTTCATGTAAAGGTTGAGAAGACTAACTCCTCCTCCCATGTGGATCCTGGTTGTGTAAGTTCAATGGAAGAACTGTATCAAGAACATCCTGAGAACAGGACAAGCAGCATGGATGCCCAGACAACAGACATGGACAGACAGCAGGACAGGGAAGAACAAGCTTCATGCGAGGAAACGTTTCATGTAAAGGTTGAGAAGACTGACTCTTGGTCACATGTAGATCCTGGTTGTGGAAGTTCAATGGAAGAACTGTATCAAGAACATCCTGAGAACGGGACAAGCAGCAGCGAGGCCCAGACAACAGACATGCAGCAGGACAGGGAAGAACAAGCATCATGTGAGGAAACGTTTTACTGGGAGGTTGAGAAGACAGACTCCTCATCACATATAAATCCTGATTGTAGACGTTCTATGGAAGAACTGTATCAACAACATCCCGGGATTGAAACAAGCAGCATGGAGGGCCAGGCAATAGTCATGGACAGGCAACAGGACTGGGAAGAACAAGCTTCATGCGAGGAAACTTTTGATGGGAACCTTAGGAATTCTGACaatacatcatcatcacacGTAGAACAGGTCGAAAGTCACATGCCTGAACTCAGTACAGAGAAACCCCGCATCGGTGGAGAATGCGGGCCTGGAACACGCATTAGGGAAGCCCTTGGAttacacatgagaacccatacaggagaaaaaccctacaagtgtgatcacTGTGACTATTCGTCAATGCTGAAATCCCATTTAGACATTCATTTGACAaaccatactggtgagaaaccctacatgtgttcATGCGGGTTCGGGACACACTATAGACAAGTCTTGCGaaaacacatgagaacccatagagaagaaaagccctacaagtgtgatcagtgtgactattctgcagcaaagAAATCCAGTTTGGACATTCATTTGACAGACtgcactggtgagaaaccctacatgtgtggggaatgcgGGTTTGGGACACACTATAGACAAGTCTTGCAAAAACACATGGGAACCCATAGAGCTGCAGGTaagtcaaataaatcaaatcaaatcaaatcaacccaTACAGGgaaaaagccctacaagtgtgatcagtgtaaCTATTCTGCAGCAAAGAAATCCAGTTTGGATCGCCATCTAGCAATACACACTGGtgataaaccctacatgtgtggggagtgtgggcaCAGGACATGTCACCTGAGTGCTTTGAAAcaacacatgagaactcatacaggagaaaagccctacaagtgtgaccagtgtgactattctgctgtgaCTAAAAGTGGTTTGGACTACCACCTAATAGCAAAACATACTGgaaagaaaccctacaagtgtagggagtgtggatacagggcagTTCTAAAGACTGCCTTATCCCAGCACATGAAAACTCATGCAGTAAGAGTAAATGCCTACAAGTGTGATcactgtgactattctgcaacgCGGAAAGCCAGTCTGGACCTTCATCTATTAATAGCaaaacacactagtgagaagccctacacgtgtggggagtgtgggtacagggcagctggAAAGAATGACCTTTCCCTACATTTAAAAAGACACAGAGCAGAAAAGTTCAACACGTGCGACCAgagtgactattctgcagcacagagaTCCCAATCGGACATTCATCTAGCAAATCACACCAGTGAGACACCCTTCACGTGTAGTGATTGTGGGTACAGGGCACACCATAAGACTACCCTAATCAAGCACATGAAAACTCACCTCtctactggagaaaaaccctacgcgtgtgaggtgtgtggatacaGGGCAGTTCTGAAGTATAACTTATCCAGGCACATGAAAACTCATGTAaagccgtacaagtgtgaccaatgcgactattctgctgcacagaaatcccaTTTAGATAAACATCTAGTAAAACATACTGGCGAGATATCCTACATGTGTAgtgagtgtggatacaggacacaTCGAAAGTCTGTACTATCCaatcatatgagaactcatagaGACAAAAAGCCAttcaagtgtgaggagtgtgggtacaggacaaccaAGAAGGATGCCctatcaaaacatatgagaactcatacaggagataaaccctacatgtgtgatcagtgcgactattctgccaCGACGACACCAGGCTTGGTCCGCCATCCtgcaaaacacaccggcgagaaaccttacatgtgtgaccattacgactattctgctgcacagaaatccgaTTCGGTCACTCATTTAGTAAAAAATACTGATGAGAAAATGGAAAGTCAGATGCCAAAACTCAATACTGAAAAGTTCTACATGTGCGGGACGTGTGGGTTCAGGACAAATAAAATGTCTCACCTATCCAGGCACTTGAAAACTCATACAGCAGATAAAGCCTTCAAGTGTGAGCattgtgattattctgcaacaCTGAGACGTTATTTGGAGGACCACATTAGAGAACATACTgacgagaaaccctacaaatgtgagaaatgtgggtacagggcaaACCGAAAAAGTGACCTGCGCGCACATTTCAGAACGCATGCAGCAGAAAAAAACTGA
- the LOC136442298 gene encoding gastrula zinc finger protein XlCGF57.1-like, producing MDERSREIHEEELATEHPAAGNETSSHEDPATDTGRQQDKEGIIPCEETSGIKFVRPSVHVQSRTEQQVRPVVKRAVEKRFACTECDYKAASKADLIKHTRKHTGEKPFKCGQCDYSAARKDHFDLHMAKHTGDEPYMCGECGYRTANRSRLSEHMRKHTGEKPYKCDQCDYYAAKKCGLDRHKRKHTGEKPYKCDQCDYSAVQKGHLDRHMAKHTGEKPYMCEECGFRTRNRSDLTVHMRKHTGEKPYICGECGFRTTRKSTLSGHMNTHTVEKPNKCDQCDYSAAHKRSLDRHMTNKHTGEKPYMCGECGYRTAARFRLSEHMKRHAVEKPCKCDQCDYSATRKRDLYRHMAKHTD from the coding sequence ATGGACGAGAGGAGCCGTGAGATTCATGAGGAAGAGCTGGCaactgaacaccctgcagctgggaaCGAGACAAGTAGCCACGAGGACCCGGCAACAGACACGGGAAGGCAGCAGGACAAGGAAGGGATCATTCCATGTGAGGAAACGAGCGGGATAAAGTTTGTCCGCCCTTCCGTACATGTACAGAGTCGTACAGAGCAACAGGTCAGACCTGTTGTGAAGCGTGCTGTGGAAAAACGTTTCGCATGTACGGAATGTGACTACAAGGCAGCTTCGAAGGCTGACCTAATCAAACACACCAGAAAacatacaggggagaaacccttcaaatgtggccagtgcgactattctgcagcacgaaAAGACCACTTTGATctacacatggctaaacacactggagacgaaccctacatgtgtggggagtgcgggtacaggacagccaACAGGTCTCGcctatccgaacatatgagaaaacataccggtgagaaaccctacaaatgtgaccagtgcgactattatGCTGCAAAGAAATGCGGTTTAGATCGACACAAGCGtaaacacaccggagaaaaaccatacaaatgtgaccagtgtgactattctgctgtacaGAAAGGCCACttagaccgacacatggctaaacacaccggcgaaaaaccctacatgtgtgaagaGTGCGGATTCAGGACAAGGAACAGATCTGACCTAACcgtacatatgagaaaacataccggtgagaaaccatacatttGTGGAGAGTGTGGATTTAGGACGACCAGAAAGTCTACCCTATCCGGACATATGAATACACATACAGTTGAGAAGCCcaacaagtgtgaccagtgtgactattctgctgcacataaGAGGTCTTTAGACCGACACATGACTAATAAGCACACGGGAGAAAAGCCGTACATGTGcggagagtgcggatacaggacggctgcTAGGTTTAGACTATCCGAACATATGAAAAGACATGCTGTTGAAAAACCCTGTAAGTGtgatcagtgcgactattctgctacaCGTAAAAGGGATCTGTaccgacacatggctaaacacactgattaa
- the LOC136442687 gene encoding uncharacterized protein produces MAATRAEIKLAKFSGRNLNFGSWYRQFARLARLQQWKVESYPMYLMLHLEGPALEYAESLGDKLTNDVENLHTVLSDRFGAGERKQTSLDELLHFHRKVGETLLDYEMRLRSLLQYGHPKTDVAEREKMGVNYFITGLQPSRLAERLGDIFPRPNNLRDIRRAAAQLEGTESTTVHMVASNSREEELEERVARLESRVEGMAGCLTRIEDAVTRSDTGVRTPSNPGNDNNNNGNKAGGRDYICFNCGGRAHMARNCPSPKKSSN; encoded by the coding sequence atggcggcgacacGTGCAGAAATCAAACTCGCCAAGTTCTCAGGCCGTAACCTAAATTTCGGCTCGTGGTATAGGCAGTTTGCTCGCCTGGCCAGATTGCAACAATGGAAAGTAGAAAGTTACCCAATGTACCTCATGCTACATTTGGAGGGTCCGGCTCTAGAGTACGCCGAGAGTTTGGGTGACAAGTTGACAAATGACGTGGAAAATTTGCACACGGTGTTATCAGACAGGTTTGGGGCCGGGGAAAGGAAGCAAACCTCGCTCGACGAGCTACTGCACTTTCACAGGAAGGTAGGAGAGACACTACTCGACTATGAAATGCGACTGAGGTCATTGTTGCAGTACGGGCACCCCAAAACAGATGTAGCGGAGAGGGAGAAGATGGGGGTCAATTATTTCATTACCGGTCTGCAGCCCTCTAGGCTGGCAGAGAGGTTGGGCGACATTTTCCCTCGGCCGAATAATCTGAGAGACATCCGCCGGGCCGCAGCACAGCTGGAGGGTACGGAGAGCACTACGGTGCACATGGTCGCTAGCAATAGCAGGGAGGAGGAGCTAGAAGAAAGGGTGGCCCGGCTGGAGAGCCGAGTAGAGGGCATGGCGGGTTGCCTGACCCGAATTGAAGACGCAGTAACGAGGAGCGACACCGGAGTTCGTACCCCAAGCAACCCGggaaatgacaacaacaacaacggaaACAAGGCTGGTGGTAGGGACTACATCTGTTTCAACTGTGGTGGCCGTGCGCACATGGCAAGGAACTGCCCCAGCCCGAAGAAGTCGTCAAACTAG
- the LOC136442272 gene encoding zinc finger protein 761-like, with protein sequence MDERRYEMGTEHPGNEANSSEAPATDAGRQQDQEEDIPCEEASGIKSVHPPLHLQDRTENKCRLAVKRTGDKGSTECDHMTDETSNISTNKRKNIGEKSFKCEQGDHSVARKDALDQHTAHLAVAKPYMCEECGYRTAKRSHLSRHMRKHTDEKPYRCDQCDFSTKWKTCLDNHMVKHTGGKPYTCEECGYRTAKRSHILQHTRKHTDEKPYSCDQCDFSSKWKLSLDNHMMKHTGEKPYMCGECGFRTAKRSHLSRHMRKHADEKPYSCDQCDFSTKWKPSLDNHMMRHTGEKPYMCGECGYRTDYRSNLTVHMRTHTGEKMYKCEQCDYSTARKHDLDRHMAKHTGHSGNETNSRVKETGMTEGRDKETCGIYPSPPDKEDPSQINVQNNPGQIERQIAQDALEESHGCEVCGFRMAYKSQLTRHMRKHTGEKPFKCDQCDYSAAQKGTLDHHMRTHTGEKPYKCNQCDYSAVQKGQLALHIAKHTGEKPYMCGECGYRTANRSTLTEHMRRHTGERPFKCNQCDFSAAKKGTLNQHMRKHTREKPYKCDQCSYSAAKKNNLVCHLAQHTGERP encoded by the coding sequence ATGGACGAGAGACGCTATGAGATGGGAACTGAACACCCTGGGAACGAGGCAAACAGCAGCGAGGCCCCGGCAACAGACGCGGGAAGACAACAGGACCAGGAAGAGGACATTCCATGTGAGGAAGCGAGTGGGATAAAGTCTGTACATCCTCCTTTACATTTACAGGATCGaacagaaaataagtgcagACTTGCGGTGAAACGTACTGGGGATAAAGGATCCACGGAATGTGACCACATGACGGATGAAACGTCTAACATATCAACAAATAAGAGAAAAAATATCGGTGAGAAAAGTTTTAAATGTGAGCAGGGCGACCACTCTGTAGCAAGGAAAGACGCTTTAGACCAACACACGGCACACCTCGCCGTTGCAAAGccttacatgtgtgaggagtgtggatacaggacggcaAAAAGGTCTCACTTATCCCggcatatgagaaaacatacagatgaaaaaccttacagatgtgatcagtgtgacttttcTACCAAGTGGAAGACCTGTCTCGATAATCACATGGTGAAACACACTGGGGGaaaaccctacacgtgtgaaGAGTGCGGGTATAGGACAGCAAAAAGGTCTCACATATTGCAACATACCAGGAAACATACAGATGAAAAACCTTACAgttgtgatcagtgtgacttttcTTCCAAGTGGAAGCTCAGTCTCGATAATCATATGATGaagcacactggagaaaaaccctacatgtgtggggagtgcgggttcaggacagcAAAAAGGTCTCACTTATCCCggcatatgagaaaacatgcAGATGAAAAACCTTACAgctgtgatcagtgtgacttttcTACCAAGTGGAAGCCCAGTCTCGATAATCATATGATGagacacactggagaaaaaccctacatgtgtggtgagtgcgggtacaggacggaTTACAGGTCTAACCTAACtgtacatatgagaacacatacaggtgaaaaaatgtacaaatgtgagcagtgcgactattctactGCACGAAAACACGatttagaccgacacatggctaaacacactgggcATTCTGGGAACGAGACTAACAGCAGAGTGAAGGAGACTGGCATGACAGAAGGACGTGACAAAGAAACGTGTGGTATTTACCCTTCACCGCCCGACAAGGAAGACCCGTCACAGATAAACGTACAAAATAACCCAGGACAGATTGAAAGGCAAATAGCACAAGATGCTTTGGAAGAATCCCACGGATGCGAGGTGTGCGGTTTCAGGATGGCTTATAAGTCTCAGCTAACTAGGCATATGAGGAAGCATACAGGCGAGAAGCcattcaagtgtgaccagtgtgactactctgctgcacagaaaggcactttagaccaccatatgagaacccatactggtgaaaaaccctacaaatgtaaccagtgcgactattctgctgtgcAGAAAGGCCAGCTGGCCCTTCAcatagcaaaacacactggtgaaaaaccctacatgtgtggagaatgcggatacaggacagccAACAGGTCTACCCTAACCGAGCATATGAGACGGCATACTGGTGAGAGACCCTTcaaatgtaaccagtgtgacttttctgctgcaaagaaaggcactttaaaccagcatatgagaaagcatacacgtgagaaaccctacaaatgtgaccagtgcagcTACTCTGctgcaaagaaaaacaatttagtTTGCCACCTAGCACAACACACTGGTGAAAGGCCGTAA